The Guyparkeria halophila DNA window CTGCTGCATGCGCAGAAGCTCGACGAGACGGTCTTGCGCAAGCTGCACATGAGTGCCGGCGCGGCGGATCTCACCGAGTGGGACCGCGTGGTCGAGGCGCAGACCAAGCCCGATCGGATCGTCGATATCGCCATGGTGGGCAAGTACGTCGATCTCGTCGATGCCTACAAGAGTGTCAACGAGGCGCTGCTGCACGCCGGCATCCAGACCCGCACCCGGGTCAATATCCACTACTTCGACTCCGAATCCTTCGAGCACGACGGCGTGGCCCGGCTCGAAGGCATGGACGCGATCCTGGTGCCGGGTGGCTTTGGCTCGCGCGGGGTCGAGGGCAAGATCGCCGCGGTGAAATACGCGCGCGAGTCGGGCAAGCCGTATCTGGGCATCTGCCTCGGCATGCAGGTCGCCGTGATCGAATACGCGCGCCATGTGGCCGGTCTCGAGGGGGCGCACTCGACCGAGTTCGATCGCGAGACGGAAAACCCGGTGATCGCGCTGATCACCGAATGGCGCGACGAAGAGGGCAACCGGATCGAACGCAGCGAGGACGTCGACATGGGCGGCACCATGCGCCTGGGCGCCCAGCGCTGCCGGATCGAGGCGGGCACCCTGGCGCAACGCATCTACGGCTCGGACGAGATCAGCGAGCGCCATCGCCACCGCTACGAATTCAACAACGGTTACCAGCAGGCGCTCGCCGAGGCCGGGCTGGTGTTCGCCGGTTGGTCGGCGGAAAACGAATTGGTGGAGACGGTGGAACTGCCGGATCATCCGTTCTTCTTTGCCTGTCAGTTCCACCCGGAATTCCGTTCCACGCCGCGCGACGGCCACCCGCTGTTCGTCGCCTTCATCAACGCGGCCCATGTCCAGCGAGTGGGCAAGGCCGAGGCCCTGGACGACGCATGACGATGAAGCTTCTGGATTTCGAGGTCGGACTGGACCAGCCACTGTTTTTGATCGCTGGCCCCTGCGTGATCGAATCGGCCGATCTGGCCCAGGAAACGGCCGGTCGCTTGAAGGAAATGGCGGAAACTGCCGGTATCCGGCTGATCTACAAGAGTTCGTTCGACAAGGCCAACCGCTCGTCGACCGAAAGCTTTCGTGGGCCGGGACTGGATAAAGGGCTGGCGATCCTCGAGGACGTCAAGCGCGAATTCGGCCTGCCGGTGCTTACGGATGTCCACGAGGATACGCCGCTCGAGGAGGTCGCCTCGGTGGTCGACGTGCTGCAGACGCCGGCCTTCCTC harbors:
- a CDS encoding CTP synthase, which codes for MTKFVFVTGGVVSSLGKGIAAASLGALLESRGLRVTLMKLDPYINVDPGTMSPFQHGEVFVTDDGAETDLDLGHYERFVRSPVGRRNNFTTGRVYETVIRRERRGDYLGGTVQVIPHVTDEIKRRVVEGSKGYDVALIEIGGTVGDIESLPFLEAIRQLGVEMGRDRAIFMHLTLVPYIKAAGEVKTKPTQHSVKELRSIGIQPDILVCRAEVPLPEEERRKIALFTNVEHDAVISAIDADTIYRIPRLLHAQKLDETVLRKLHMSAGAADLTEWDRVVEAQTKPDRIVDIAMVGKYVDLVDAYKSVNEALLHAGIQTRTRVNIHYFDSESFEHDGVARLEGMDAILVPGGFGSRGVEGKIAAVKYARESGKPYLGICLGMQVAVIEYARHVAGLEGAHSTEFDRETENPVIALITEWRDEEGNRIERSEDVDMGGTMRLGAQRCRIEAGTLAQRIYGSDEISERHRHRYEFNNGYQQALAEAGLVFAGWSAENELVETVELPDHPFFFACQFHPEFRSTPRDGHPLFVAFINAAHVQRVGKAEALDDA